A part of Oncorhynchus masou masou isolate Uvic2021 chromosome 30, UVic_Omas_1.1, whole genome shotgun sequence genomic DNA contains:
- the LOC135522875 gene encoding apoptosis regulator Bcl-2-like isoform X2: MMANENPYNSRFIVEKYIHHKLLNMGFVWKFQGENDSPNNGFGDPSTPNSPEVFARRSQPTAAGEDTDSPYQNRSPQPDPHARLHRVLREAGGEIERMYQRDFAEMSGQLHFTPSTAQRRFTAVIDELFSDGVNWGRIVAFFEFGGTMCVESVNREMTSQVDNIARWMTEYLNGPLQNWIQENGGWTEAKTRSSRAQVCSTLV, translated from the coding sequence ATGATGGCAAACGAGAATCCTTATAACAGTCGTTTTATTGTCGAAAAATACATCCATCACAAACTGTTGAACATGGGATTTGTATGGAAATTTCAAGGAGAAAACGATTCTCCAAATAATGGCTTTGGGGACCCCTCTACACCCAACTCCCCCGAAGTTTTTGCACGGAGGTCCCAGCCCACTGCCGCGGGCGAGGACACCGACTCTCCTTACCAAAACAGGAGTCCGCAACCTGACCCACATGCCAGGCTCCACAGGGTCCTGCGCGAGGCGGGTGGCGAGATTGAAAGAATGTATCAGCGGGACTTTGCAGAGATGTCGGGGCAGTTGCATTTTACACCCAGCACGGCACAGAGAAGGTTTACCGCTGTAATAGATGAGCTCTTCAGCGACGGGGTAAACTGGGGTCGGATTGTGGCTTTCTTTGAGTTTGGAGGGACAATGTGCGTGGAGAGCGTCAACCGGGAGATGACGTCCCAGGTAGACAACATCGCTCGTTGGATGACGGAGTACTTGAACGGACCCCTACAGAACTGGATCCAGGAGAATGGTGGCTGG